A genomic window from Deltaproteobacteria bacterium includes:
- a CDS encoding YceI family protein — protein sequence MCFSFCYSNAKSDPKKDSSESFKVDVSSSTATWVGFKKIGDKHTGKVSLKNGTADFKDGKLVSGEFVFDMSSIMNEDLKDKPDYQTKLTKHLKSDDFFNIEKFPESKFLITSVKEKDGQPWVIGKLTMIGKTETLEFPAKIVIKDGVATGTGTMKVDRTKWGLTYGSGNFFKELVADKVIEDKFEISVNLVAKKATSPK from the coding sequence ATCTGTTTTTCGTTTTGTTACTCAAATGCCAAATCTGATCCCAAGAAAGATTCTTCAGAATCTTTTAAAGTGGATGTTTCATCGAGTACTGCCACATGGGTTGGGTTTAAAAAAATTGGAGATAAACACACAGGAAAAGTCTCGTTAAAAAATGGAACTGCCGACTTTAAAGATGGAAAACTCGTCAGTGGCGAGTTCGTATTTGATATGAGTTCTATAATGAATGAGGACTTGAAAGATAAGCCAGACTATCAAACTAAGCTTACAAAACATTTAAAAAGTGATGATTTTTTTAATATTGAAAAATTTCCAGAGTCAAAGTTTTTAATCACATCAGTAAAAGAAAAAGATGGTCAGCCTTGGGTTATTGGAAAATTGACCATGATTGGCAAAACTGAAACCTTAGAGTTCCCTGCAAAAATAGTGATCAAGGACGGTGTCGCCACTGGAACTGGAACGATGAAGGTCGACAGAACAAAGTGGGGTTTAACTTATGGATCTGGAAACTTTTTTAAAGAACTTGTCGCAGATAAAGTTATTGAGGATAAATTTGAAATATCTGTTAATTTGGTAGCTAAAAAGGCCACTTCTCCCAAGTGA
- a CDS encoding DUF3015 family protein, which yields MRNFILTVLLSGFSTIALASGDAGCGLGSVIISKNSKGLQLIAMTTNSSFFSQPLGITSGTSNCSSSGIVSNDKMIENYVEVNRQEILNDMAMGSGEKLETLAVLYGCSNNQAVSEFKLLTKNEFNLINSKDENNEAWIKNLNKVIISNKNKIENCTQI from the coding sequence ATGAGAAACTTCATATTAACTGTACTTTTGTCGGGATTTTCAACAATAGCTCTTGCAAGTGGTGATGCTGGTTGTGGACTTGGAAGTGTCATCATTAGTAAAAACTCTAAAGGATTACAATTAATTGCGATGACGACAAACTCCTCTTTTTTTTCACAACCCCTCGGGATCACATCAGGAACCTCTAACTGTTCATCGAGTGGAATTGTTTCAAATGACAAAATGATTGAAAACTATGTTGAAGTAAACCGTCAAGAAATCTTAAATGACATGGCGATGGGTTCAGGGGAAAAATTAGAGACTTTAGCGGTTCTCTATGGTTGTTCCAACAATCAAGCCGTTAGCGAATTTAAACTGCTTACAAAAAATGAATTTAATTTAATAAATTCAAAAGACGAAAATAATGAAGCTTGGATTAAAAATCTCAATAAGGTCATCATTTCAAATAAAAATAAAATTGAAAATTGCACTCAGATTTAA